In the Acidobacteriota bacterium genome, GCACAAGTTCTACATGCTGAAGGATCCGAAGAAGCTCCAATGGCTGCCGGCGGTGATCGCCGGCGGGCAGACGATGTGCGTGCTGATCTGGCTGGGCATCGGCCTGGCGGTGCCGGCGCTGGTGGCGGGAGGTCGGCTGGCGCCGCTGGAGGATGCGGACCAGGCCTCGCCCCTCTTTTTGCTGGAATTCGCCCCGGAGGTGCTAGCGGGGCTGGTCTTCGCCGGAATTTTGGCAGCGATCATGTCCACCGCCGACTCCTTCGTCAACATCGGCTCCGCGGCGCTGGTACGGGATCTGCCCAAGGCTTTCGGCTGGCGGCTACCGGAGCAGCTCCTGTGGGGCCGCATTGCGGTGCTCGGCGTCGCCGGTGCGGCGGCGATCTTCGCCTATCTCTACGGCGACCTCATCGCCCTCCTGGGCACTTTCGCCTTCGGCACCTTCGGCGCCGCCCTGACCCCGGCCCTGGCCATCGGCCTGAACTGGAAGCGCGTCACGCCCGCCGCCGCCACGGCGTCGGTGGCGGTGGGCATCGTGGTAAGCGTGGTGGGAGAGTTCCTCGCCCGCCAGAGCTTTTTCCCGGACCTTCCCCAGCTACCGCTGCCTCCGGGAGTCCTACCCTCGAGCCTGGCCCTGGCGGCCTCCTTCGTCACCCTCTTCGCCGTGACCTGGATCACCCGCCCGGTGGCGATCGCGGAGGACGTGGCGGCGGTGATGGAGAGCTGACGGAGTGCTCTCTTGATCGCTTCCTCGGTCTTCCCCGGGGAGTGGTACCCACTTGTTGATCGCGTGTTGATCGCGTTCTCGTGCATCACCAGGGCAGCGCTCGCGCGGGGTGCTCGGGAGTCGGGTCCTGCGGTGGCCAGGAGGCCATCCTCGGATCCAGCTCCCTCGCCAGACCGGCTGAGGTCCTCGGTTCGCTGGGGATGGAGGAGGAGGGGGGTGGAATCGAGTTCCCGAGGGTGGTACCCACTTGTTGGTGCCTTTCTTTTCAAAGGCTTGGATGGTCGCTACCCACTTGTTGGTAGTGGATGGGTGGTACCCACTTGTTGGTCAGCGTCAACAAGCGGCACCCAAATGTTGATGCCTTGTTTTTCAGTGACTTACGACCAGTTTGGGGCTTGATTCCGCAAGGGGTACCCAAATGTTGATGGCCCCAAGGTTGGGGCCTACGGACAGTCGCTGGGGGTGAGGCGGTAGAGCAGGTCGGGCTCGTTGGCTGGGGGGTGTGGGAGACCGTTCTCGAGGCGAATGACGACCTCGTCGGGTTGAGATTCTCGGAGCCAGAAGAGGCCGGGGACGGCGTTGGATTCAAGGCGGTAGTCCTGGTCGACGGGGTGCAGGCGTTCTTGAAGAACTTTTTCGGTCAGCTCCAGGTGTAGCTCGCGGCTGAGGGCGCGGGTCCAGACTTCGGCGAGGCAGGAGGTGACGATCTGGCCGACGAGCTGCCAGCGGGGGATGCTCTGAGCCAGGTCCCGGCAAGCGGCGCCGGCGTCGAAGTCTCTCGGTTCGATGCGGTCGAGGCGCTGGAGGTGGCGGTGGTAGCGGACGGCGGTGTCCCTCAGGCTCCAGCGGATCAGCGGGCGTAGGAGCGGCTGATGAAAGGACTCATATCCGGGCAGATCGGAGTTGGGGTCCAAGGAGAACTGGGTATCGATCAGGCTCTCCACGGGACCGTCCCAGCGGGCCAGCGAAGCGAAGTAGTAGGTCTGGGCTTCGAGGGCCACGCGGAGAGGGGGCCGTAGTTCGGTGACTTGCAGGCGGTGGAGCCACCGGGGAGATGGCGAGCAGTGGCCCCGCAGGACCGCCAGCTGCCGCTGGAGCATGGCCAGGGAGATGAGCTGGTGGACCACCTGGGGCTCCCGACGTATCGCCGTCGCCAGCTCCCAAGCGGCCTCCAGAAGCCGCTCTGCGGTTTGCGGCCGGTCTTCTTGGAGAGCCAGGGCAGCAGCGGCGGCCAGTACTTTCTGCAGCTGGTAGAGACCGATGCCGCCGGCCACCGGCTGGGATGGATCGGCCAGATCGCGGTGAAATTGGAGCGGAGGTCCTTCCTCGAGATCTCGGGCCAGCTGCAGAAGCCGGGGCTGGGCCCAGCGCAGATAGCTGCTAGCCGCCGGTTCGAGCTCCGGCCAGGCGTTCCTGGAGGGGGCCTTCAACAGCTGCCCGAGAAACTCGTGAATCGCTGGAGAGGCTCGCCGCCAGCGGGTCTCGGCCACGGCGTCGGGGGAGAGGTCGAGCCCCGCCGGCTGGAAGAAGTCGATACCGAGGGCGCGGGCCGAGGCTTCGACTTCGAGGGCGGTCTCGTTGGTCGAGTGGGTCGGGAAGGCGGCCTCGAAGCTTTCGGCATCCAGCAGCCGGCGCCATTCTTGGCCCATGGCCGCTTCGCCCCGGCGCAGCCGCAGCTCGGCGACGAGGGCGCCCAGGATTCCGCCGACGGCCAGCACCGCCAGCACGAACAAGAGCCTTCTCCACGACGTTCCTCTGCGCATCGGTTCTCATCTTAGCGCTTGCCCAGGAGCGATAGGAATGCTTGGGAGGAGGATGGGGCCGGCCCCTGCGGTCTCCAGACCCACGAGGGTCCGGAGCCCGCAGGACACCGGGCTTGGGTGCAGGCGGTTACCAGGGCGTCTCGCAATAGCAGTACTTCAGCTTCACCTCGCCGTCGGCGTCGGTGATCCGCATGCCGACTTTGTAGCCGGAGTAGGAGCAGCGGTTGCTGTAGGAGTGGGGCCCGGTGGAGTAGGTGGCAGCATATTTGGTCACCCAGGCATAGGGCGCGTAGGTCTCAACCTTGTAGGGCGGATCGCCGTCGAGGATGGTGCCCTGCACTCCCACTACGCCGCCGGGACCGCTGAGGCTGCATTGGAAGTTGACGTCCAGGTTCGGGCAGCTGAAGGTAGAGAAGTTGGCGGTGTCCGTGTCGCAATGGGTCTCGCACACGGTCCAGCCGTTGCCGTCCCACACCCGCGGGCAAACCTTGACCTCGAAGGTGTGGTCACCGCATTCGTCGAAGTCGTCGATGAAGGTCCAGCCGTACCAGGTGCCGGGGCTGCCGCTGACGGTGCTGGTCTGGTAGAGGTTGCCGTCGATGCGGTATTGGATTTGCGCCGACGATGCGCCGTTGACCCTCCACAGGCCTTCGCTGTCGACGACGTCGTTGTTCCAGTAGATATAGTCGCCCCAGGCGTCGGCGCTGGTGCCGGAGCAGTTGCCGGCGGCTTCCGCGGCGGGACCGGGCCAGAAGACGGCGAGCAGGGCCGCGGCGGCCAGCATCATGAGGCCGAGGGTACGGGGGAGCAGGATGTTGCGGTTCATGGATTCCTCCTCGATGAAGGTGAAAGCTCGCAGTGCGAGCATCAGATCCCCAGGATCCGAGGCCCAGGACGAGCTCCGGCCATGGGGGCTTCTACCCTTCAACGCACGGGAAGGAAGGCAGGAGGATCAATCGGCAGCGGGGTTGTCGACCTCGCTGGATTCTTCGACCTTGCGGAGAAGCTCCCTCAGGTGTCCCTCGGAGCGGCGGGTGTGGGGGTGATCGGGGCCCAGCAGCCGCTGGCGTAGCTCCACCGCTCGGCGTAGCGTCTGCTCGGCCTCCGGTAGCTCGCCCTTCTGGGCCAGCAGCACGCCCAGGTTGTTCAGACCGCGGGGGATGTCCGGGTGGTCTGGGCGCAGCAGACGTTGGCGCAGGGCGAGGGATTGCCGCTGCAGTACCTCGGCTTGTTCAAAGCGGCCCTGGAGGCGCAGGTTGGTGGCCAGGTTCTCCAGCAGGATGGCCCGGTAGGGGGTGTCGACCTCGAAGGCTCGGCGCTCCAGCTCCAGCACCCGGCGGTGCAGCTCCTCGGCGGGGCCGTGCTCGCCCTTGGCGTCGAGGAGGGCGGCGAGGTTGCCCAGGCTGCTCAGCACGCGCTCGTGGTGCTCGGAAAAGAGCGCTTCCTTGACTTCCAGAGAGCGGCGGTAGAAGCGCTCCGCGTCTTCCAGGTGGCCCTGCTCCTGATGTAGGAATCCGAGGTTGTGGAGCAGTGCCGCCACCGGCAGATTGTCCTCGCCGAAGAGCCGGCGGGCGATGTCCAGAGCCTCCAGGAAGAGGGGCTCGGCGCGCTCGAAGTCCTCGATTTCGTTGTACAGGGTGCCCAGGTCGTTGAGGCTTTCGGCGATCCTGTAGTGCTCGCCGCCGAGGATACGGCGGCGGATCTCCAAACCCCGGGTCAGCGCCTGCTCGGCCTGGCCGTATTTGCCCCGCAGCCGCAGCACCACGCCGAGGCCGTTGAGGGTCTCGGCGACTTCCAGGTCCTCCGGTCCGGTGAGGGCCCGGCGCAGGTCGAGGGCTCGCCGGAAGAGCTCTTCGGCGCGCTCGTACTCCCCCTTGATGGAGAGCAAGGCCGCCAGATGGTGAGTGCTTTCGGCGGTGGCCGGCCCGGTCTCGCCGGTGAGGCGGCGGCGAAGCTCCAGAGCCTGGCGCAGAAGCTCCTCGGCGCGTTCCACGTCTCTCCGCTGGACGGCCAGCACACCCAGGTCGTTGAGGGTCTCGGCGGTGCTGGGATGGTCTTCTCCGAGCAACTCCCGGCGCCGGGCGAGGGCGGATTCGAGGAAGGGGCTAGCCTCCGCGTAGAGCCCCAGGCCCAGATAGGCGTTGCCGATGGTGTTCATGAGCGCCGCCTGGAGCTCCGGCTGATCCTGCAGCTGCCGGGGAATGCGCCGGGCGCCGCGGTCCAGCAGCTCTCGGGCGGAGGTCTCACGGCTGGTACTGCCGGTGGGGTCCGCCACCTGGAAGATCTCCTCGAGGAAGGTGGCTACGGATTCGGCGCGCTCTCGGGCGAGCTCCGCGCGCTGAGATTGGACGAAGAGGAGCACGCTCAGGGAGCAGATCACCGCCAGCACCAGGGCCGCCGCCGCCGCTGCGAAGCGGTGCCGCCGCAGCCGCTTACCGGCGCGGTAGATGAGGGTGTCTTTGCGCGCCCGCACCGGCAAGCCCTGGAGGTAGCGTTGCAGATCCTCCGCCAGCTCACCAGCGGAGCCGTAGCGCCGCTGGGGTTCTTTGCGCAAGGCTTTGGCGACGATGGTGTCCAGATCTCCGCTGAGCAACTTGCGCAGCTGCTGGGGCCGCAGGCGCCGCCGCCGGGCGACCTCCTCCGGCGATGGTTGGCCGGTCCCGGTGGCCTCCCTCTCGGCGCCGGGGGTGGCCTCGGCTTCGGGGGCAACGGGGGAGATGACGGCCTGGCTCACCTTGGGGGGCTGTCGGGTGCAGAGTTCCTGCTCGATCTCCCGCGGCGTCTTGTCCTCCACGGACAGGGGCAGCCGACCGCAGAGCAGCTGGTAGAGGACAACCCCCAGGGAGTAGACATCGCTGGCGGTGGTGATCATGCGGCCCTGGAACTGCTCGGGGCTGGCATAGCTGGGGGTCAGCACCCGGTGCCAGGTGAGGGTGGGTTGGGAGCTCGATGCGGCGAGCTCCGGGTTGAGGAGCTTGGCGATGCCGAAGTCCAGAAGCTTGGGCGTGCCCTCCGCCGTGACCAGGATGTTGGCGGGCTTGAGGTCCCGGTGCACCACCAGGTTTTGGTGGGCGAAATGCACCGCCCAACAGACCGTGCGGAAGAGCCGCAGGCGTTCTTTCACCGGCAACCGGTGGCGGTCGCAATACACGTCCAAGGGCTCGCCCTCGATGTATTCGAGGACGCAGTATGGCAGGCCCTCGGCGGTGGCGCCGGCGTCGTAGAGTCGGGCGATGTTGGGGTGGTCGAGGCTCGCCAGAATGTGGCGTTCGGTGCGGAAACGACGCAGATGGTCCGGCGTCGCCATGGTGATCGGGAGGAGCTTGATGGCCACCCGGCGGCGGTATTGATCGTCGTCCCGCATCGCCAGGAAGACGGTCCCCATGCCCCCTTCCCCCAGCTTCTCGTGCAGCCGGTAGGGGCCGAGCCTGCGGCCCCGGGCGATCTCCCCCGCCAAGACGGGCTCTTGGGAAGGCTCTTCGGCGAGCTCCGGCAGGAAACCACCGGCCTCGGCGTCCGCCCGCAGAAGCGATTCCAGCTCCCGGCGAAGCGCTCCGTCCTCGCCGCAGACCGCACGGAGGAAGGCGGAACGCTGCTTCGGGGGAAGACGCAGAGCGCGGTCGAAGAGCTCCTCGACCCGTTCCTCGGCGGCTTCCCCGGCCGGCTCCTCGGAGGAGTGGCCGATCATGGTCGCCCCTCCCGGGCCGCGGCGGGGGAGGCCTGGGGCCGGAGATGACGATAGAGCCAGGCCCGGGCCACCCGCAGGCGCCGGGTAACGGTAGCCCGGGACAGCCCCAGCACCTCGGCGATCTCTTCCTGCCCCAGGCCGGCGAAATAGCGCAGCTCCACCGCCCGGGCCTGTTGGGGGTGAGCCTCGGCCAAGCGACTCAGCGCCTGGTCGAGGGCGAGCCAGTCGTCCCAACGCTCTCGGGGCTCTCCGCCGCCCTCGCCGAGGTTTCCCGAGGGCAGCAGCCTCTCGTCCAACTGTAGGTGGGGAGCTCCACCGCCGCGTTTGGCGGTGCTGCGGTCCCGGGCGTGGTTGATCAGGACTCGGCGCATCATGGTGCTGGCCACGGCGAAGAAGTGGGCCCGGCTCTGCCAACGCACGTGCCTCTGATCCACCAGGCGCAGATAGGCCTCGTGGACCAGGGCAGCGGTTTGCAGGGTGTGGTCCCGGCGCTCTTTGCGCAGGCGGCCTTGGGCGAGGCGGCAGAGCTCGTCGTAAATCAACTCCATCAAGCGGCTGCGGCTCGTCTCGTCGGCCTCGTCCCAATCTTGGAGCAGCTGGGTGATTTCCCGCATTCTCCCGATTTCGTCGCTGCTCATGGTCGCATTCTCTCTTCCTTGGAGCGGCCTTTCCATCGGTGACTCGGGAAGTTCGTCGAAAACGGAGATTCTTTGAAACCTTTCGCCGATTCCGTGGTAAATTAGAAGATCTATGCAACGTTGAGCTCGACGCTCGACTCGAGGTACCGAGAAGGCTCGCCCGCCCGGGCGACTTCCCACTCACCCACAACCATCAGGAGCACGCCGATGCGAATCACTCCCTCCTTCAAGGCCAGAGCCCTTGCTCCCACTTCCCCGATGGTTCTTTGGGTGGGCACCGTACCGTTTCTCGCCTGACGTCTTTCTAGGACTTCTGGGCGCACCCCACTCAGCCGCCGCGCAAGCGGCGAAGTCGTAGCAGTTTCGGTTCGGTCGCCGGTCTTTTTTGACCGCCGGTGATCTGTGCCCTGATTCTGTGGACGAGATTTCCACGGCCGCCCATCCAGGTCCGCCGAGAGGCGTTGTGGACTTCGTTTCCCGTCCCCATTGTTCTGAGGATTCGACCATGAGTATCGAGCTGGAAAACCAAGTTGCAGTCCCCAAGGTGCGCCGCGGCGCCTTGGCATTGATCCGTCGGGCTTTGTCCGGTGGAGAAGAGGACTTTACCCGCGGCTCCATTCGCCGTTCCGTCATCCTGCTGGCCATCCCCATGGTGCTCGAGATGATGATGGAGTCGGTCTTCGCCGTCGCCGACATCTTCTTCGTTTCGTCGTTGGGGCCGGAGGCGGTGACCGTCGTCGGCCTGACGGAGGCGGTGGTGACGCTGCTCTTCGCCTTGGCCATCGGTCTGAGCATGGCCACCACCGCCATGGTCGCCCGCCGCATTGGCGAGCGGGACCGGGAGGGCGCCGCCGTGGCGGCGGTGCAGGCGTTGTGGATCGGTCTCGGCCTGTCGGTGGTCATCGGCATCGCCGGGGTGATCTTTGCGCCCCACATCCTGCGCCTGATGGGAGCGGAAGCTTCGGTCATCGCCGGCGGCGCCGGCTATACGGCGGTGCTGTTGGGAGGCTCGGCGACGATCATGTTTCTCTTCTTGATCAACGCCATCTTCCGCGGCGCCGGCGATGCGGCCATCGCCATGCGGGCGCTGTGGCTGGCCAACGGCATCAACCTGATCCTCGATCCCTGCCTGATCTTCGGGCTGGGGCCGTTCCCGGAGATGGGGGTCACCGGCGCCGCCGTGGCTACCACCATCGGCCGCGGTACCGGGGTGGTGTTTCAGCTGTGGTGCCTGTTCGGCGGCGCCAGCCGCATTCGCGTCACCTGGAGACAGGTGGTGGCGGTGCCGGCGGTGATGCTGCGGCTGGCCCGGCTGTCCATGGGTGGGGTGATGCAATTCCTCATCACCACCTCCAGCTGGATCGGCTTGGTGCGCATTGTCTCCAGCTTCGGCAGCGAAGCGGTGGCGGGCTACACCATCGCCATCCGCGTGGTGATGTTCACCATCCTGCCCGCCTGGGGCCTGAGCAACGCCGCCGCCACCATGGTCGGGCAGAGCCTGGGCGCCGGCAAGCCGCGGCGGGCGGAGCGGGCGGTGTGGCAGGCCTCGCGGTACAACATCGCGTTCCTGGTGGCCGTGGGCTTCGCCTTCTATTTCGGCGCGGAGCAGATCCTGAGGATCTTCACCGACCAGCCGGCGGTCATCGCCTACGGCGTCGCCTGTCTGCAGATCCTGGCCTTCGGCTATCCCCTCTACGGTTTGGGGATGATCCTGATCCAGGCGTTCAACGGCGCCGGCGACACGGATACGCCGACGGTGATCAACTTCTTCTGCTTCTGGATGCTCCAGATCCCGCTGGCCTACACCCTGGCCCACGTCGCCGGCCTGGGCCCCAAGGGGGTGTTCCTGGCGGTGGTCATCGCCGAGTCGGTGATGACCGTGGTGGCCCTGGTGGTCTTCCGCCGTGGCAAATGGAAGCTGAAGCAGGTTTAGGAATTGGCCCTGACCCCACGACGACCCCCGCAAAGGACTTA is a window encoding:
- a CDS encoding serine/threonine-protein kinase → MIGHSSEEPAGEAAEERVEELFDRALRLPPKQRSAFLRAVCGEDGALRRELESLLRADAEAGGFLPELAEEPSQEPVLAGEIARGRRLGPYRLHEKLGEGGMGTVFLAMRDDDQYRRRVAIKLLPITMATPDHLRRFRTERHILASLDHPNIARLYDAGATAEGLPYCVLEYIEGEPLDVYCDRHRLPVKERLRLFRTVCWAVHFAHQNLVVHRDLKPANILVTAEGTPKLLDFGIAKLLNPELAASSSQPTLTWHRVLTPSYASPEQFQGRMITTASDVYSLGVVLYQLLCGRLPLSVEDKTPREIEQELCTRQPPKVSQAVISPVAPEAEATPGAEREATGTGQPSPEEVARRRRLRPQQLRKLLSGDLDTIVAKALRKEPQRRYGSAGELAEDLQRYLQGLPVRARKDTLIYRAGKRLRRHRFAAAAAALVLAVICSLSVLLFVQSQRAELARERAESVATFLEEIFQVADPTGSTSRETSARELLDRGARRIPRQLQDQPELQAALMNTIGNAYLGLGLYAEASPFLESALARRRELLGEDHPSTAETLNDLGVLAVQRRDVERAEELLRQALELRRRLTGETGPATAESTHHLAALLSIKGEYERAEELFRRALDLRRALTGPEDLEVAETLNGLGVVLRLRGKYGQAEQALTRGLEIRRRILGGEHYRIAESLNDLGTLYNEIEDFERAEPLFLEALDIARRLFGEDNLPVAALLHNLGFLHQEQGHLEDAERFYRRSLEVKEALFSEHHERVLSSLGNLAALLDAKGEHGPAEELHRRVLELERRAFEVDTPYRAILLENLATNLRLQGRFEQAEVLQRQSLALRQRLLRPDHPDIPRGLNNLGVLLAQKGELPEAEQTLRRAVELRQRLLGPDHPHTRRSEGHLRELLRKVEESSEVDNPAAD
- a CDS encoding sigma-70 family RNA polymerase sigma factor translates to MSSDEIGRMREITQLLQDWDEADETSRSRLMELIYDELCRLAQGRLRKERRDHTLQTAALVHEAYLRLVDQRHVRWQSRAHFFAVASTMMRRVLINHARDRSTAKRGGGAPHLQLDERLLPSGNLGEGGGEPRERWDDWLALDQALSRLAEAHPQQARAVELRYFAGLGQEEIAEVLGLSRATVTRRLRVARAWLYRHLRPQASPAAAREGRP
- a CDS encoding MATE family efflux transporter, coding for MSIELENQVAVPKVRRGALALIRRALSGGEEDFTRGSIRRSVILLAIPMVLEMMMESVFAVADIFFVSSLGPEAVTVVGLTEAVVTLLFALAIGLSMATTAMVARRIGERDREGAAVAAVQALWIGLGLSVVIGIAGVIFAPHILRLMGAEASVIAGGAGYTAVLLGGSATIMFLFLINAIFRGAGDAAIAMRALWLANGINLILDPCLIFGLGPFPEMGVTGAAVATTIGRGTGVVFQLWCLFGGASRIRVTWRQVVAVPAVMLRLARLSMGGVMQFLITTSSWIGLVRIVSSFGSEAVAGYTIAIRVVMFTILPAWGLSNAAATMVGQSLGAGKPRRAERAVWQASRYNIAFLVAVGFAFYFGAEQILRIFTDQPAVIAYGVACLQILAFGYPLYGLGMILIQAFNGAGDTDTPTVINFFCFWMLQIPLAYTLAHVAGLGPKGVFLAVVIAESVMTVVALVVFRRGKWKLKQV